The Anabaena sp. WA102 genome contains a region encoding:
- the iscB gene encoding RNA-guided endonuclease IscB, whose translation MSKVFVLDTKKRPLDPINPAQARQLLRNKKAAIFRQFPFTIILKKSCPDSPVSSLRLKIDPGAKFTGMALINDSTGEVVFAAELKHRGFAIRDALTSRSQLRRSRRARKTRYRQPRFLNRTRPERWLAPSLQSRVENIKTWVERLRKLAPIEDISQELVRFDMQLMANPDIQGKEYQQGTLAGYESREYLLEKWGRQCAYCGVKDVPFQVEHIHPRAKGGSNSITNLTLSCEKCNTKKGTKDIKDFLKKDPLKLEKILKQAKRPLADAAAVNTTRLALLFVVKATGLPVETGSGGLTKFNRSQQNLEKMHWIDAACVGQSTPILNIKGVKPLLITANGHGTRQSCRTDKYGFPSRYVPRFKFVNGFQTGDIVKAVVTKGKKIGAYIGRVAVRTSGSFNISTISGLIQGISYKCCKSIHKKDGYEYGKSKIC comes from the coding sequence ATGTCCAAAGTATTTGTTTTAGACACTAAAAAAAGACCACTAGACCCAATTAATCCAGCACAGGCTAGACAGTTATTGAGAAACAAAAAAGCAGCAATATTTAGACAGTTTCCATTCACAATTATTCTCAAAAAATCCTGTCCTGACTCCCCAGTATCGTCCCTAAGACTAAAGATTGATCCTGGTGCAAAATTCACGGGAATGGCATTAATTAATGATTCAACTGGCGAAGTTGTATTTGCTGCTGAATTAAAACATAGAGGCTTTGCAATTAGAGATGCTTTAACTTCTAGAAGTCAATTAAGACGTTCTAGACGTGCCAGAAAAACTCGTTACAGACAACCAAGGTTCTTGAATAGAACCCGTCCAGAAAGATGGTTAGCTCCGAGCTTACAAAGTCGGGTTGAGAATATTAAAACTTGGGTTGAAAGATTGCGTAAACTCGCACCAATTGAGGATATTAGTCAAGAATTAGTCAGGTTTGATATGCAGTTAATGGCTAATCCTGATATTCAAGGTAAGGAATATCAACAGGGAACTTTAGCTGGTTACGAAAGCAGAGAATACTTACTAGAAAAGTGGGGTAGACAATGTGCCTACTGTGGAGTGAAAGACGTTCCTTTTCAAGTAGAGCATATTCATCCACGAGCCAAGGGTGGTAGTAATTCAATTACAAATCTCACTTTAAGTTGTGAAAAATGTAACACTAAAAAAGGCACGAAAGACATCAAAGATTTCCTCAAAAAAGACCCTTTAAAGTTAGAAAAAATCTTGAAGCAAGCTAAAAGACCACTGGCTGATGCAGCAGCAGTAAACACAACTCGCCTGGCATTACTATTCGTTGTCAAAGCAACCGGATTACCTGTAGAAACAGGTTCAGGAGGGTTAACAAAGTTCAATAGAAGTCAGCAAAATTTAGAGAAAATGCACTGGATTGATGCAGCTTGTGTTGGTCAGTCAACTCCAATTCTCAATATCAAAGGCGTTAAGCCATTGCTAATTACAGCTAATGGTCACGGCACCAGACAATCTTGCCGAACTGACAAGTACGGTTTTCCTTCTAGATATGTCCCCCGGTTCAAATTTGTTAATGGTTTTCAAACCGGAGACATTGTGAAAGCTGTTGTCACAAAAGGTAAAAAGATTGGGGCATATATCGGACGAGTAGCGGTGAGGACTAGCGGTAGTTTCAATATCTCAACAATATCTGGACTGATTCAAGGTATCTCTTACAAATGCTGTAAATCAATTCACAAAAAGGACGGTTACGAATATGGAAAATCAAAGATTTGTTAA
- a CDS encoding HetZ-related protein 2, with protein MTKDGANLAQYWQQRLSTECPEQSQTTRESILNWLLGVDLERFNLLNPKELEIAKQAMEYRWRILHKRYLGIGREKAYRQLISRLGSVVAVRNKIQTWISLSRDRQRSVIDVLQEVLQDLIQSDSYIQQQMTHIAALTTDKRLRDTLLFASIEEYCLRPVRNQPILIYRFVNYLRRIQRGGLTQVPSSELVKLVSEEILAENNDNPVNLVDNQAIAQYQETQHLEEQIVNRQLVQEKFEQYLLENIGQHAVHWLRLYLQGTSQEEIAKQLHKPIKEVYRLREKLSYHAVRVFAIKGQPELIDNWLSTSLEEHNLGLTETQWQQLPEKITPLGQQILNLRKAGNSIETIAQQLQLKNHQVLGEWTKIYLAAQTLRIQN; from the coding sequence ATGACAAAAGATGGGGCAAATCTAGCTCAATATTGGCAACAGCGACTAAGTACAGAATGTCCAGAACAAAGTCAGACTACTAGAGAAAGTATTCTTAACTGGCTTTTGGGAGTAGATTTAGAAAGGTTTAATTTACTTAACCCAAAAGAACTAGAAATTGCTAAACAAGCAATGGAATATCGGTGGCGAATTCTGCACAAACGTTATTTAGGTATAGGCAGAGAGAAGGCTTATCGTCAACTGATTAGCCGATTGGGTAGTGTAGTGGCAGTCAGAAACAAAATTCAAACTTGGATATCTCTCAGCCGCGATCGCCAACGGAGCGTTATTGATGTCCTGCAAGAAGTCCTCCAAGACCTGATACAAAGTGACTCATATATCCAACAACAAATGACTCACATTGCCGCATTAACAACGGACAAAAGATTGCGGGACACATTACTATTTGCCAGCATCGAAGAATATTGTTTACGTCCAGTTCGGAATCAACCAATCCTAATATACCGCTTTGTTAACTACCTGCGAAGGATTCAGCGGGGAGGCTTAACACAAGTACCTAGCAGCGAATTAGTGAAACTTGTTTCCGAGGAAATTCTCGCCGAAAACAACGACAATCCAGTGAACTTAGTTGATAATCAGGCGATCGCTCAATATCAAGAAACCCAACACCTAGAAGAACAAATAGTCAACCGTCAACTCGTACAGGAAAAATTTGAACAATACCTGTTAGAAAATATTGGACAACACGCAGTACATTGGTTGCGCTTATATCTGCAAGGCACATCCCAAGAAGAAATTGCCAAACAACTCCATAAACCCATCAAAGAAGTATATCGTCTGCGGGAAAAACTCAGTTATCATGCCGTCCGCGTTTTTGCCATCAAAGGTCAACCAGAACTGATTGATAACTGGCTGTCCACTTCCCTAGAAGAACATAATCTAGGGCTAACAGAAACCCAATGGCAACAACTTCCAGAAAAAATCACCCCTCTAGGACAACAAATCCTCAACCTCCGCAAAGCAGGTAACTCCATAGAAACTATAGCCCAACAACTACAACTTAAAAATCATCAAGTTCTAGGTGAATGGACAAAAATTTATCTTGCCGCCCAAACTCTGAGAATTCAGAATTAA
- a CDS encoding Crp/Fnr family transcriptional regulator yields the protein MKKDIIIDTFPLLSTSSLETREWLLNIATEHDYPSGRAVLMEDAWGNAVYFIVSGWVKVRRTHGEESFTIAILGPGDFFGEMAVLDEFPRSTDVVSLSKVKLLSVSRENFIHILFQDSHLHHRMLQLMVGRIRQINLRLQMRLSPSAVKLAHTLVSLTDSYSQESEQVQKIFNIPLKDLAEVTEITLEETTKIMEKLSEKEWIKIDTANNTINLINYTQLAVLASKI from the coding sequence ATGAAAAAAGATATTATTATTGATACTTTTCCACTCCTAAGTACATCAAGTCTAGAAACCAGAGAATGGCTGCTGAATATAGCAACTGAACATGATTACCCATCAGGACGGGCTGTTTTAATGGAAGATGCCTGGGGTAATGCAGTTTACTTTATTGTTTCCGGTTGGGTGAAAGTTCGCCGCACCCATGGAGAAGAATCCTTCACCATAGCAATTTTAGGACCAGGTGATTTCTTTGGAGAAATGGCTGTTTTAGATGAATTCCCCAGGTCAACGGACGTTGTTTCCCTTTCCAAAGTAAAACTACTAAGTGTTTCTAGAGAGAATTTTATTCACATCCTGTTTCAAGACTCACATTTACATCATAGAATGCTGCAACTGATGGTAGGCAGAATTCGTCAAATTAATCTGCGGCTACAAATGCGCTTGTCACCATCTGCGGTTAAACTTGCCCATACCTTAGTAAGTTTAACCGATAGTTATAGTCAAGAATCAGAACAAGTCCAGAAAATTTTTAACATTCCCCTGAAAGATTTGGCAGAGGTGACAGAAATCACCTTGGAAGAAACAACCAAAATCATGGAAAAACTCTCTGAAAAGGAATGGATTAAAATTGATACTGCTAACAACACCATTAATCTGATTAACTATACACAACTCGCGGTTT